A stretch of Bacillus pseudomycoides DNA encodes these proteins:
- the rfbG gene encoding CDP-glucose 4,6-dehydratase — protein MFNNSFKNVFHGKKILITGHTGFKGSWLSIWLKELGATVIGYSLDPKNKKDNFNLTNLQNDIIDVRGDIRDYNKLNKLFKEYKPEIVFHLAAQPLVKYSYEHPKDTYDINVMGTMNILEAIRLHESTKIGIIVTSDKCYENNEWVWGYRENDPMGGHDLYSSSKGCCELLISSYRNSYFPEKKYEHHKKIIASVRAGNVIGGGDWSIDRIIPDCIRALESNQEIFIRNTNAVRPWQHVLEPLSGYLLLAEKILTDGVLFSGAWNFGPKLNNIVSVKELVTGMIKSWGCGNWISSNVNPEEFHEATFLNLDISKAKFKLNWEPKWSLQQTLDHTVDWYKNCNAYSSTEMRNLCVDQIKQYVQS, from the coding sequence TTGTTCAATAATAGCTTTAAGAATGTATTTCATGGAAAAAAGATTTTAATCACAGGACACACTGGTTTTAAAGGCTCTTGGTTATCCATATGGTTAAAAGAATTAGGCGCGACTGTAATTGGATACTCTTTAGATCCTAAAAATAAAAAAGATAACTTTAATTTAACAAACCTTCAAAACGACATAATTGATGTTCGTGGGGATATTAGAGACTATAATAAATTAAATAAGCTTTTCAAAGAATATAAACCTGAAATTGTATTTCATTTAGCCGCACAACCACTTGTTAAATATTCTTATGAGCACCCTAAAGATACGTATGATATAAATGTTATGGGAACAATGAATATATTAGAAGCAATTCGTTTACATGAATCCACTAAAATAGGAATTATAGTTACAAGTGACAAGTGTTATGAGAACAATGAATGGGTTTGGGGATACCGTGAAAATGACCCAATGGGTGGACATGACCTTTATAGTTCTAGCAAAGGATGCTGCGAACTATTAATTTCCTCCTACCGCAACTCTTATTTTCCAGAAAAAAAATATGAGCACCATAAAAAAATAATCGCAAGTGTTCGTGCTGGCAATGTAATTGGTGGAGGAGATTGGTCAATAGACAGGATTATTCCTGATTGTATACGAGCACTGGAATCAAACCAAGAAATTTTCATTAGAAATACTAATGCAGTAAGACCTTGGCAACATGTACTTGAACCCTTAAGTGGATATTTACTTCTAGCAGAAAAAATTTTAACTGATGGGGTCCTTTTTTCTGGTGCATGGAATTTTGGTCCAAAACTAAATAATATTGTCTCAGTAAAAGAGCTTGTTACCGGTATGATAAAGTCCTGGGGATGTGGGAATTGGATATCTTCAAATGTAAATCCAGAAGAATTTCATGAGGCAACATTCCTAAACCTAGATATAAGTAAAGCAAAATTCAAGCTCAATTGGGAACCAAAATGGTCCCTTCAACAGACTTTAGACCATACAGTAGACTGGTATAAAAATTGCAATGCGTACTCCAGTACAGAGATGAGAAATTTATGTGTTGATCAAATTAAACAATATGTGCAGTCTTAA
- a CDS encoding site-specific integrase, protein MVNYIHRILTISLNQAVKLKLININPTTLVEIPKKEKTSFQVWDEDEIKHSLDITKKTRYHIAYILAITTGMRLGEILGLRWQDVDLKNKTISINQTLSPDNQLVLDTKTSSSRRLISIDERTIEALQKHKSKINIEKIRLGPSYIDYDLIVCTKIGNRVCHGGFHDTFNTYIKKSGIKDIRLHDLRHTHATLLLTQGVHPKVVSERLGHKDIYYLESLFACFAWYARSSNKNVL, encoded by the coding sequence ATGGTGAATTATATACACAGAATTTTGACAATATCATTAAATCAAGCTGTAAAATTGAAATTAATTAACATTAATCCAACTACATTGGTTGAAATACCTAAAAAAGAAAAAACCTCATTCCAAGTATGGGATGAGGATGAAATAAAACATTCCTTAGATATAACTAAAAAAACACGATATCATATTGCGTATATATTAGCAATCACTACTGGAATGAGATTAGGAGAAATATTAGGATTAAGATGGCAAGATGTTGACTTGAAAAACAAAACAATATCCATTAATCAAACTTTAAGTCCCGATAACCAATTGGTGTTAGATACAAAAACTTCAAGTTCTAGACGTTTGATATCAATAGATGAAAGAACTATAGAAGCATTACAAAAACACAAATCAAAAATTAACATTGAAAAGATAAGACTCGGTCCTTCGTATATAGACTATGATTTAATTGTTTGTACGAAAATAGGAAATAGAGTTTGTCATGGTGGTTTTCATGATACTTTTAATACTTATATAAAGAAGTCTGGGATCAAAGACATTCGGTTGCATGACCTACGCCATACTCATGCAACGTTACTCTTAACACAAGGAGTACATCCAAAAGTGGTAAGTGAACGACTCGGACACAAAGATATATATTACCTTGAATCGCTATTCGCATGTTTTGCCTGGTATGCAAGAAGCAGCAATAAAAATGTTCTCTGA
- a CDS encoding ABC transporter ATP-binding protein, whose amino-acid sequence MRNFQGQFGDKGGRSNSKSRRPKDTKGTVMRIWNYMGYQKAALMFVIILVFITTLLGLLGPYYMGVIIDEYIVPRDLSGTARMCMLLIGVYGGTVLLTWLQTFLMVNVALKTIQKIRQDIFEKIQTLSLRFFDVRSQGDLMSRVTNDIDSLNQALTQSVVQIISSVLTFVGVTIAMFSLDWILAIVTLITVPIMFFVTKKLVAYSGKNFAKRQKDLGELNGFIEEAITGADIITLYGKEKETVNKFHAINEQLRVSATKADTFSAFIFPSMNFINNLGMGLVILAGAIMVLNGMTTVGVIAAFINYSRQFSRPLSQFATLMNTIQAAVAGGERVFEIMDEVPEIQNKKDAIVVTNLKGNVAFEHVSFGYTKEKEILKDVNLHARSGETIALVGPTGSGKTTVINLVTRFYDIHKGQIKIDGKDIKDYDIGSLRSKIGVVLQDTYLFAGTIMENIRYGRLDASDEEVIAAAKAASAHSFIKHLPKQYETEIASEGSNLSQGQKQLLAIARAILADADILILDEATSNIDTRTELQIQSGLNNLMKGRTSFVIAHRLKTIEKADQILVIQDGEIIERGNHESLIGNQGFYYGLYTSQFKI is encoded by the coding sequence ATGCGTAATTTTCAAGGGCAGTTTGGAGATAAAGGTGGACGTAGCAATTCCAAATCAAGAAGGCCAAAAGATACAAAAGGGACTGTAATGAGGATCTGGAACTATATGGGTTATCAAAAGGCAGCTCTTATGTTCGTTATTATTCTTGTATTTATTACAACATTACTTGGTTTACTAGGTCCATATTATATGGGAGTTATTATTGATGAGTATATTGTACCAAGAGATTTAAGTGGAACGGCAAGAATGTGTATGCTGCTCATTGGGGTTTATGGTGGTACAGTATTATTAACGTGGCTACAAACATTCCTAATGGTCAATGTTGCATTAAAAACGATACAAAAAATAAGGCAAGATATTTTTGAAAAAATCCAAACACTTTCTCTTCGTTTCTTTGATGTACGTTCGCAAGGAGACTTAATGAGTCGCGTGACAAACGATATTGATAGTTTAAACCAAGCGTTAACACAAAGCGTTGTGCAAATTATTTCGTCTGTGTTAACCTTTGTTGGTGTAACGATTGCAATGTTTTCACTAGATTGGATTTTAGCAATTGTGACACTTATTACAGTACCAATAATGTTTTTCGTAACTAAAAAGCTAGTTGCGTATAGTGGGAAAAACTTTGCGAAGCGCCAAAAGGATTTGGGAGAACTGAATGGCTTTATTGAAGAAGCAATTACAGGTGCAGATATTATTACGTTATATGGAAAAGAAAAAGAAACAGTAAATAAATTTCATGCGATTAATGAACAACTTAGAGTTTCTGCTACAAAAGCTGATACATTTTCAGCATTTATATTCCCAAGTATGAACTTTATTAATAACTTAGGTATGGGACTTGTTATATTAGCAGGTGCGATTATGGTCTTAAATGGTATGACAACAGTTGGTGTCATCGCGGCATTTATTAATTACTCTCGTCAGTTTTCAAGACCACTTAGTCAGTTTGCAACTCTTATGAATACAATTCAAGCTGCAGTTGCTGGAGGAGAACGAGTTTTTGAAATTATGGATGAAGTACCAGAAATTCAAAATAAAAAAGACGCAATTGTTGTTACTAATCTAAAAGGAAATGTTGCTTTCGAACATGTATCATTTGGATATACGAAAGAAAAAGAAATTTTAAAAGATGTTAACTTACACGCGCGTTCGGGAGAAACAATTGCACTTGTTGGACCAACAGGATCAGGAAAAACAACAGTCATTAATTTAGTAACACGGTTTTATGATATTCATAAAGGTCAAATTAAGATTGATGGAAAAGATATAAAAGATTATGATATTGGTTCCTTACGAAGCAAAATAGGAGTCGTCTTGCAAGATACATATCTTTTTGCGGGTACAATTATGGAAAATATCCGTTATGGAAGACTAGATGCGAGTGATGAAGAAGTTATTGCGGCAGCAAAAGCAGCTTCTGCACATTCCTTTATTAAACATTTACCAAAGCAATATGAAACAGAGATTGCTTCAGAAGGATCGAATTTAAGTCAAGGGCAAAAGCAATTGCTTGCAATTGCACGAGCAATTTTAGCAGATGCAGATATTTTAATTCTTGACGAAGCTACATCTAATATTGATACAAGAACAGAGCTGCAAATTCAATCTGGATTAAACAACTTGATGAAAGGGCGAACAAGCTTCGTGATTGCTCATCGATTAAAAACAATTGAAAAAGCAGATCAAATTCTTGTTATTCAAGATGGAGAAATTATTGAGAGAGGTAATCATGAATCTTTAATTGGAAATCAAGGATTCTACTATGGGTTATATACGAGTCAGTTTAAAATTTAA
- a CDS encoding glycosyl transferase — translation MRFNNRKKGWPYRYIPFKVEKDFPLSSDASAIDHSKKTTSKQIYPLPYNKQPHFENYFCAIVGTEYVLKIIALHQSLMKNSKIFTLWICCIDVFAYSILKEMNLNNVKLLQVDDIEDTNLKDIKRNRSVSEYCWTLKSVLIEYLLVNYNLPSVLYCDSDLYFFSDPNMIFKEWDDNSIYLCPQRDRDWVEEKYGKYQAGLIGFKNDFYGLKSVRWWKDKCLDWCSANPDKGRFGDQKYLDLIPIYFPKVKISSNLGINAAPWNCIYNNNYIIDQNQNEVYIETDKLIVYHFACITIFNEQDFDLWSLGKLSIPNNILHLIYTPYLEEIQFNLTKLAEKLGEKTQRLLSIKDISEAQTLYKDTQLRRKMNQSNHFMNYSMIISQKRLIQGLTCYYSLESHGTDFIVWICCMDNLTYRILTNLKLKNAILIHVKDIENQELLSIKYERSMQEYCWTLKAPLCLHILKYYSEVDHLIYCDADMFFFTKPTIILDEWWKYSVFLCPQRGTAELENVHGMYQAGLIGFKNDQNSKDILIWWKDKCLEYCSDVYDIEMNRWGDQKYLNHIPDLFSNIKIMTQKGINAAPWNLILNNHSSITKTESKIFIDQDELIAFHFGSMQIINTNEFDLWKQEHVEIDPSILEYIYIPYIEKIRNTCHVLNNIFSLIPLFVGKLDEPSVKNYFQYPPHLLDDIHSLFYINSIIP, via the coding sequence TTGCGTTTTAACAATAGAAAGAAAGGTTGGCCGTACCGCTATATTCCCTTTAAAGTAGAAAAAGATTTTCCGTTATCTTCAGATGCTTCAGCTATTGATCACTCTAAAAAAACTACAAGCAAACAAATCTATCCTCTACCTTATAATAAACAGCCTCACTTTGAAAATTATTTTTGTGCCATAGTTGGAACAGAATACGTCTTGAAAATAATTGCTTTGCACCAATCTCTAATGAAAAATTCAAAAATATTCACATTATGGATTTGTTGTATAGATGTGTTTGCGTATTCAATATTGAAAGAAATGAACTTGAATAATGTAAAGCTCTTACAGGTAGATGATATAGAGGATACAAATTTGAAAGATATTAAAAGAAATAGGTCAGTCAGTGAATATTGTTGGACTTTAAAGTCCGTGCTTATTGAATATTTATTAGTAAATTATAATTTGCCATCTGTTCTCTATTGTGATAGTGATTTATATTTCTTCTCTGATCCTAACATGATATTTAAAGAATGGGATGACAATTCTATTTATCTTTGTCCACAGAGAGACCGTGACTGGGTAGAAGAAAAATATGGGAAATATCAGGCTGGGTTAATTGGGTTTAAAAACGATTTCTACGGATTAAAAAGCGTACGATGGTGGAAAGATAAATGCTTAGATTGGTGTAGTGCTAATCCTGATAAAGGAAGATTTGGTGACCAAAAATATTTAGATTTAATTCCTATTTACTTTCCAAAAGTAAAAATCTCAAGCAATCTAGGTATAAATGCCGCACCTTGGAATTGTATTTATAATAACAATTATATAATTGATCAAAATCAAAATGAGGTATACATTGAAACAGATAAACTAATTGTATATCATTTTGCATGCATTACCATTTTCAATGAACAGGATTTTGATCTTTGGTCTTTAGGTAAACTTTCAATACCAAATAATATATTGCACCTTATCTATACCCCCTATCTAGAAGAAATTCAGTTTAACCTCACAAAATTAGCAGAAAAATTAGGTGAAAAAACACAGCGCCTGTTAAGTATTAAAGACATTAGCGAGGCGCAGACTTTATATAAAGATACACAATTAAGAAGAAAAATGAATCAATCAAATCATTTTATGAATTATTCAATGATTATAAGTCAAAAACGTTTAATTCAAGGTCTGACTTGCTATTATTCCCTTGAAAGCCATGGTACAGATTTTATAGTGTGGATCTGTTGTATGGACAATTTAACTTATCGAATTCTAACAAATCTAAAATTGAAGAATGCTATACTGATTCATGTGAAAGACATAGAAAATCAAGAACTCCTAAGTATAAAGTATGAAAGAAGCATGCAGGAGTACTGCTGGACATTAAAAGCTCCTCTATGCCTCCATATTCTTAAATATTATTCTGAAGTTGATCACCTTATCTATTGTGATGCAGATATGTTTTTCTTTACAAAGCCTACTATAATTTTAGATGAATGGTGGAAATATTCTGTATTTCTTTGTCCACAAAGAGGTACTGCTGAACTGGAAAATGTACATGGTATGTATCAGGCGGGCTTAATAGGATTTAAGAATGATCAAAACAGTAAAGATATTTTAATATGGTGGAAAGATAAGTGCCTGGAATATTGTTCGGATGTATATGATATTGAGATGAATAGATGGGGAGATCAAAAATATTTAAATCACATTCCCGATTTATTTTCTAACATTAAAATCATGACTCAAAAGGGGATTAACGCTGCACCTTGGAATCTAATTTTAAATAATCATTCTTCTATAACAAAAACAGAAAGCAAGATTTTTATAGATCAAGATGAATTAATCGCTTTTCACTTTGGAAGTATGCAAATTATTAATACAAATGAATTTGATTTATGGAAACAAGAACATGTAGAAATTGATCCGTCAATTTTAGAATATATATATATTCCTTATATCGAAAAAATAAGAAATACATGTCACGTACTAAATAATATCTTTTCTCTTATCCCTTTATTTGTTGGAAAATTAGATGAGCCCTCTGTAAAAAACTATTTCCAATACCCTCCTCATCTTTTAGATGATATCCATTCTCTCTTTTATATAAATAGTATTATTCCCTAA
- a CDS encoding NAD(P)-dependent oxidoreductase gives MIDHFKNKTFLITGGYGFIGSHLVRRLLKLQAKIVILARKSSNPWRLKDVLKSIKLYEVDIRDKMQVQNIIKQIHPDYIFHFAAYGVNSAHTDYMTAIETNVLGTINIIQATKSIDCKKIINIGSSSEYGNKTESIHEGMALTPVDIYGSSKAAATILAHQIAAANNTNLITLRPFGIFGEGEEPHKIFCYIILQVLQNKNVDLTLCNQLRDYCYVDNIIDACMLTIENNSIQNEIFNIGSGETHPLKYYVELLFKHLQTNKRPNYGALSYRTNERRISKPNINKIKSMLSWEPRISIEEGIIKTVNWYKHNTHLYPNV, from the coding sequence ATGATTGACCATTTTAAAAATAAAACGTTTCTTATCACTGGCGGATACGGTTTTATTGGTTCTCATTTAGTAAGAAGATTATTAAAATTGCAAGCAAAAATCGTTATTTTAGCCAGAAAGTCATCAAATCCTTGGCGTCTTAAAGACGTATTAAAAAGTATCAAACTTTATGAAGTAGATATACGCGATAAGATGCAAGTTCAAAATATTATAAAACAAATCCATCCTGATTATATTTTTCACTTTGCTGCATACGGAGTAAATTCAGCTCATACTGATTACATGACAGCTATTGAAACAAATGTTTTAGGTACAATTAATATTATTCAAGCAACAAAGTCTATAGATTGCAAAAAGATTATTAATATTGGAAGCAGTTCTGAGTATGGAAATAAAACAGAATCTATTCATGAAGGTATGGCACTAACACCGGTAGATATTTATGGAAGTAGCAAAGCAGCAGCCACTATACTTGCTCATCAAATTGCTGCTGCAAACAATACTAACCTTATAACCTTAAGGCCCTTTGGAATATTTGGAGAAGGTGAAGAACCACATAAAATTTTTTGCTATATTATTTTGCAGGTATTACAGAATAAAAATGTAGATTTAACGTTATGTAATCAATTAAGAGATTACTGCTATGTAGATAATATTATAGATGCTTGTATGCTAACAATTGAAAATAATTCTATACAAAATGAGATTTTTAATATTGGAAGCGGCGAAACTCACCCTTTAAAATATTATGTGGAATTACTCTTTAAACACTTGCAGACTAATAAAAGACCCAATTATGGTGCGTTATCCTATAGAACGAATGAAAGAAGGATTTCTAAACCAAATATTAATAAAATTAAAAGTATGCTCTCTTGGGAACCACGCATAAGTATTGAAGAAGGTATTATTAAAACTGTTAATTGGTATAAACATAATACACATCTATATCCGAATGTATGA